In one Shinella zoogloeoides genomic region, the following are encoded:
- a CDS encoding HNH endonuclease, which yields MTISVSPQALPALVLNADYRPLSYYPLSLWSWQDAIKAVFLDRVNIIAEYDHSVSSPSFTMRLPSVVCLKTYVQPSRHPAFTRFNVFLRDKFECQYCGSPHDLTFDHVTPRAHGGETTWCNVVAACSPCNLRKGSKLPKQAGMFPHQKPYQPTVQDLHNNGRLFPPNYLHESWMDYLYWDVELQP from the coding sequence TTGACGATTTCTGTTTCACCACAGGCCCTGCCAGCCCTTGTATTGAATGCTGACTACAGGCCGCTGAGTTATTATCCCTTGTCGCTCTGGTCCTGGCAGGACGCGATCAAGGCCGTGTTTCTTGACCGCGTAAACATCATCGCCGAATACGATCATTCGGTCTCGTCCCCGAGCTTCACGATGCGCCTGCCGAGCGTCGTATGCCTGAAAACCTACGTGCAGCCTTCGCGCCATCCGGCCTTCACCCGGTTCAACGTGTTCCTGCGCGACAAGTTCGAATGCCAGTACTGCGGCTCGCCCCACGACCTGACCTTCGACCATGTCACCCCGCGCGCCCATGGCGGCGAGACGACCTGGTGCAATGTGGTTGCGGCGTGCTCCCCGTGCAATTTGAGAAAAGGCAGCAAGCTGCCCAAGCAGGCGGGCATGTTCCCGCATCAGAAGCCCTACCAGCCGACGGTTCAGGATCTGCACAACAACGGGCGACTGTTTCCACCCAACTATCTGCATGAAAGCTGGATGGACTATCTCTACTGGGACGTCGAACTGCAGCCCTGA
- a CDS encoding YihY/virulence factor BrkB family protein, which yields MPTAIRLVYKVVFDAIWHFSEDDGWAMASHVALSTLLAIFPFLIFGTALGSFLGADQFAETAVHLIFDTWPESIAAPISREVVAVLTIPRGGLLTLSVLAAAYFASNGVEALRISLNRAYRVAETRYWYVTRLASLGFVIAGVLALAVISIVLVAAPLAVRATGDWLPWLNYLYSWVESWGLFGTVLVLLIGLLIAHLWLPAGRRKIADVLPGILLTLLFWGIGAYAFASYLATFANYVSTYAGLASIMIALVFLYIVGAIFIIGAEINAALMKFRVKHLILDRVRGVKKPPMEEASMEDEAIAREQGANAGR from the coding sequence ATGCCGACCGCCATCCGCCTTGTCTACAAGGTCGTCTTCGATGCGATCTGGCATTTTTCCGAGGACGACGGCTGGGCAATGGCAAGCCATGTCGCCCTTTCGACGCTCCTCGCGATCTTTCCCTTCCTCATCTTCGGCACGGCGCTCGGCTCCTTTCTCGGCGCGGACCAGTTCGCCGAGACCGCCGTGCACCTCATCTTCGACACCTGGCCGGAATCGATCGCCGCCCCGATCTCCCGCGAAGTCGTCGCGGTCCTGACGATCCCGCGCGGCGGCTTGCTGACGCTCTCGGTGCTTGCCGCCGCTTATTTCGCCTCCAACGGCGTGGAGGCGCTGCGCATCTCGCTCAACCGCGCCTACCGGGTGGCCGAGACGCGCTACTGGTACGTGACGCGCCTCGCCAGCCTCGGCTTCGTCATTGCCGGGGTCCTGGCACTTGCCGTCATCAGCATCGTGCTCGTCGCCGCGCCGCTGGCCGTGCGCGCCACCGGCGACTGGCTGCCCTGGCTGAACTATCTCTATTCCTGGGTGGAAAGCTGGGGTCTCTTCGGCACCGTGCTCGTGCTTCTGATCGGCCTCCTGATCGCCCATCTCTGGCTGCCGGCCGGGCGCCGCAAGATCGCCGACGTGCTGCCCGGCATCCTGCTGACGCTGCTCTTCTGGGGCATCGGCGCCTATGCCTTCGCCTCGTATCTCGCGACCTTCGCCAACTACGTCTCGACCTATGCGGGCCTCGCCTCGATCATGATCGCCCTGGTCTTCCTCTACATCGTCGGGGCGATCTTCATCATCGGCGCCGAGATCAACGCCGCCCTGATGAAGTTCCGGGTGAAGCACCTCATCCTCGACCGGGTGCGAGGCGTGAAGAAGCCGCCGATGGAGGAAGCCTCAATGGAGGACGAAGCCATAGCCCGCGAGCAGGGCGCGAATGCCGGCAGGTGA
- the gluQRS gene encoding tRNA glutamyl-Q(34) synthetase GluQRS — MPSPLSKHRVFRFAPSPNGLLHLGHALSALLNQDLAAACGGRFLLRIEDIDPARSRPEFEAAIYRDLGWLGLDWEKPVRRQSEHLAFYGEALERLKAMGVLYPGFLSRGEVKSRVTAHEAAGGIWPRDPDGAPLYPTEERALDRGEALARIAAGRQHAWRLDMDKARALAPAALDWSEAGQGPEGETGLVAARPERWGDVMLSRPDAPASYHLAVVLDDAVQGITHVVRGQDLFHATAVHRLLQSLLGLPAPAYHHHGLVPGPDGRKLSKSNEDTGIAAYREKGVSPAGIRALLAGYGFVLH, encoded by the coding sequence ATGCCAAGTCCTTTGTCAAAACATCGCGTCTTTCGTTTTGCGCCGAGCCCGAACGGCCTCCTGCATCTCGGCCATGCGCTTTCGGCACTCCTGAACCAAGATCTCGCAGCCGCCTGCGGTGGCCGCTTCCTCCTGCGTATCGAGGACATCGACCCGGCGCGATCGCGCCCGGAATTCGAGGCGGCGATCTACCGCGATCTCGGCTGGCTGGGGCTCGATTGGGAGAAACCGGTGCGCCGCCAGTCGGAGCACCTCGCCTTCTACGGTGAGGCGCTGGAACGGTTGAAGGCGATGGGGGTGCTGTATCCGGGGTTCCTCAGCCGCGGCGAGGTGAAGTCGCGGGTCACAGCGCATGAGGCGGCGGGTGGCATCTGGCCGCGTGACCCGGACGGCGCGCCGCTTTATCCGACGGAGGAAAGGGCGCTCGACCGGGGGGAGGCGCTCGCCCGGATCGCGGCGGGCCGGCAGCATGCCTGGCGGCTCGACATGGACAAGGCGCGGGCGCTCGCGCCGGCGGCGCTCGACTGGTCGGAGGCGGGCCAAGGGCCGGAGGGCGAGACGGGTCTCGTCGCGGCGCGGCCGGAGCGGTGGGGCGACGTCATGCTCTCCCGGCCGGATGCGCCGGCGAGCTATCATCTTGCCGTCGTGCTCGACGATGCGGTGCAGGGCATTACCCACGTGGTGCGGGGGCAGGATCTCTTTCACGCGACGGCCGTGCATCGCCTCCTGCAAAGCCTGCTCGGCCTGCCCGCGCCGGCCTATCACCATCACGGGCTCGTGCCGGGGCCGGATGGGCGAAAGCTCTCGAAGAGCAACGAAGATACCGGGATTGCCGCCTATCGGGAAAAGGGCGTCTCACCTGCCGGCATTCGCGCCCTGCTCGCGGGCTATGGCTTCGTCCTCCATTGA
- a CDS encoding cob(I)yrinic acid a,c-diamide adenosyltransferase, giving the protein MVKLNKIYTRTGDNGTTGLVAGPRRKKHDLRVVSYGEVDEANSCIGLVRQHLTDHPALDRMLVRIQNDLFDLGADLAAPETGRKLDYEPLRIVQAQVDRLEQEIDQLNADLEPLRSFVLPGGTPAAAALHLARTVARRAERRIVALQDSEGETVSAVSVAYINRLSDFLFVAARWVNDKGRTDILWVPGQNR; this is encoded by the coding sequence ATGGTCAAGCTCAACAAGATCTACACCCGCACCGGCGACAACGGCACGACGGGCCTCGTCGCCGGGCCGCGCCGCAAGAAGCACGACCTGCGCGTCGTGTCCTACGGCGAGGTCGACGAGGCGAATTCCTGCATCGGCCTCGTGCGCCAGCATCTTACCGATCATCCGGCGCTGGACCGCATGCTGGTGCGCATCCAGAACGACCTGTTCGACCTCGGCGCCGATCTTGCTGCGCCGGAGACGGGCCGCAAGCTCGACTACGAGCCGCTGCGCATCGTGCAGGCGCAGGTGGACCGGCTGGAACAGGAAATCGACCAGCTCAACGCCGACCTCGAGCCGTTGCGCTCCTTCGTGCTGCCGGGCGGCACGCCCGCGGCGGCGGCGCTGCATCTGGCGCGCACCGTGGCGCGCCGGGCCGAGCGGCGCATCGTCGCCCTGCAGGACAGCGAGGGCGAAACGGTGTCGGCGGTGTCCGTCGCCTATATCAACCGCCTTTCCGATTTCCTCTTCGTCGCCGCACGCTGGGTGAACGACAAGGGGCGCACGGACATATTGTGGGTTCCGGGGCAGAACAGGTAA
- a CDS encoding SDR family oxidoreductase translates to MSSPSTTPQPSIIVTGCSSGIGAHCARALKAEGWRVFATVRREEDLAPLDTDGIEAFLMDYTKPETIAALVEAVLARTGGRLDALFNNGAYGQAGAVEDLPVEALRLQLETNVIGWHDLTRRVIPVMRWQGHGRIVQCSSILGLVPYRWRGAYNASKFALEGLSLTLRMELAGSGVHVSLIEPGPIESRFTANALIQIEKHIDVENSVHAAEYRRQLRRLRGEGKPARGKLGPDAVHDVLRHALTAKSPRPHYVVTSPAKQGVLLKKLLPAAFFYRLIGKLG, encoded by the coding sequence ATGTCTTCTCCAAGCACGACACCGCAGCCGAGCATCATCGTCACCGGCTGCTCCTCCGGCATCGGCGCCCATTGCGCCCGTGCGCTGAAGGCGGAGGGCTGGCGGGTCTTCGCCACCGTGCGGCGCGAGGAGGACCTGGCACCGCTCGACACTGACGGCATCGAGGCGTTCCTGATGGACTATACGAAGCCGGAGACGATCGCGGCGCTCGTCGAGGCCGTGCTGGCGCGCACGGGCGGCCGGCTCGACGCGCTCTTCAACAACGGCGCCTATGGCCAGGCCGGTGCCGTGGAGGACCTTCCGGTGGAGGCTTTGCGCCTCCAGCTGGAAACGAACGTCATCGGCTGGCATGACCTGACGCGGCGAGTGATCCCGGTCATGCGCTGGCAGGGCCACGGCCGTATCGTGCAGTGCTCGTCGATCCTCGGCCTCGTGCCCTATCGCTGGCGCGGCGCCTACAATGCCTCGAAATTTGCGCTAGAAGGCCTGTCGCTCACCCTGCGCATGGAGCTTGCCGGTTCCGGGGTGCATGTCAGCCTCATCGAGCCGGGGCCGATCGAATCACGCTTCACCGCCAACGCGCTTATCCAGATCGAGAAACATATCGATGTCGAGAATTCGGTTCATGCCGCCGAATACCGCAGGCAGCTTCGGCGGCTGCGCGGCGAGGGCAAGCCGGCGCGCGGCAAGCTCGGGCCGGATGCGGTGCACGACGTCCTGCGCCATGCGCTGACGGCAAAGTCGCCGCGGCCGCATTACGTCGTGACCTCGCCGGCCAAGCAGGGCGTGCTTCTGAAGAAGCTGCTGCCGGCGGCGTTCTTCTACCGGCTGATCGGCAAGCTCGGCTGA
- a CDS encoding rhomboid family intramembrane serine protease, giving the protein MFIPLHDTNSLKYIKVQYVTISLIAINVVVWLVTGLAATQSFSDATVVGLGYIPAVVFDFADLEPSLVLVPENATYLTYAFLHGDLMHLASNMLFLWVFGDNVEDALGHFRFLLFYLACAAAGALVHGLVQPDSEAPLIGASGAISGVVAAYFLLHPKVRVWVLVFFRIPLPLPAVIPLAFWIAQQFYMLLVDGDSGVSWGAHVGGIVAGAVLVLVLRRRGVPLFDRTIVTPKAVRHVEATPVPAEEAAAHSSVPPTHWGR; this is encoded by the coding sequence ATGTTCATACCGCTGCATGACACGAATTCCCTAAAATACATCAAGGTCCAATATGTCACGATCAGCCTGATCGCGATCAACGTCGTCGTCTGGCTGGTGACGGGGCTTGCGGCGACGCAGTCCTTTTCCGATGCGACGGTGGTCGGCCTCGGCTATATCCCCGCGGTCGTCTTCGACTTCGCCGACCTGGAGCCGAGCCTGGTCCTGGTGCCTGAGAATGCGACTTACCTCACCTACGCCTTCCTGCACGGCGATTTGATGCATCTCGCCTCCAACATGCTGTTCCTCTGGGTGTTCGGCGACAATGTCGAGGATGCGCTCGGCCATTTCCGCTTCCTGCTCTTCTACCTTGCCTGCGCGGCCGCCGGCGCTCTCGTCCACGGTCTCGTGCAGCCCGATTCGGAGGCGCCGCTGATCGGCGCGTCGGGGGCGATTTCCGGGGTTGTGGCGGCTTACTTCTTGCTGCATCCGAAGGTGCGTGTCTGGGTGCTGGTGTTCTTCCGCATTCCCTTGCCGCTGCCGGCGGTCATTCCGCTCGCCTTCTGGATCGCCCAGCAATTCTACATGCTGCTGGTCGATGGCGACAGCGGCGTGTCCTGGGGCGCCCATGTCGGGGGCATCGTGGCGGGAGCCGTGCTCGTCCTCGTGCTGCGCCGGCGGGGCGTGCCGCTGTTCGACCGGACCATCGTGACGCCGAAGGCCGTGCGGCATGTGGAGGCGACGCCGGTGCCGGCCGAGGAGGCCGCCGCTCACTCGTCCGTTCCGCCCACCCACTGGGGGCGGTGA
- a CDS encoding DNA-3-methyladenine glycosylase family protein, producing MHMIRTDADVAAGLVDLALLDARLFTIIDKAGPVPLRRLPPGYRGLAGIIVAQMVSRASADAIWRRLEEAAGDITPHHILGLSDEACRTIGLSRAKAETLRRAAEAVDRGELDLDAICHMEASAAAHRLTAIKGIGRWTADVYLLFCAGHPDIFPSGDIALQNAVAHAFGLAVRPSPQELDRIATNWSPWRGVSARLFWAYYSREMRREAAPVLEG from the coding sequence TTGCACATGATCAGGACGGATGCGGATGTCGCCGCGGGTCTCGTCGATCTCGCGCTGCTCGACGCGCGCCTTTTCACCATCATCGACAAGGCCGGACCCGTGCCGCTGCGCCGCCTCCCGCCCGGCTATCGCGGCCTTGCCGGCATCATCGTCGCGCAGATGGTGTCGCGTGCAAGCGCCGATGCGATCTGGCGGCGGCTGGAAGAGGCGGCCGGCGACATCACCCCTCATCACATCCTCGGGCTTTCCGACGAGGCCTGCCGGACCATCGGCCTGTCGCGTGCCAAGGCCGAAACGCTGCGCCGAGCCGCCGAGGCCGTCGACCGCGGCGAACTCGACCTCGACGCCATATGCCATATGGAGGCCTCGGCCGCAGCGCACCGGCTGACCGCGATCAAGGGCATCGGCCGCTGGACGGCGGATGTCTACCTGCTCTTCTGCGCCGGCCATCCTGATATCTTTCCCTCCGGCGATATCGCGCTGCAAAATGCCGTCGCCCACGCGTTCGGTCTCGCCGTGCGGCCGAGCCCGCAGGAACTCGACCGGATCGCGACGAACTGGTCTCCCTGGCGCGGCGTGTCGGCGCGGCTGTTCTGGGCCTATTATTCGCGCGAGATGCGCCGCGAGGCGGCGCCGGTGCTCGAAGGCTGA
- a CDS encoding twin transmembrane helix small protein codes for MSSFLTFMTLLVMGLVAIVLVRGLVNMAKGGSGNTSNKLMQLRVLLQAIAIILIMLTLWVTGGGRG; via the coding sequence ATGTCTTCCTTCCTCACCTTCATGACCCTGCTCGTCATGGGCCTCGTCGCCATCGTGCTCGTGCGCGGTCTCGTCAACATGGCCAAGGGCGGCAGCGGCAACACGTCCAACAAGCTGATGCAGCTTCGCGTGCTCCTGCAGGCGATCGCCATCATCCTCATCATGCTGACCCTCTGGGTCACGGGCGGGGGGCGCGGCTGA